Within the Candidatus Saccharibacteria bacterium oral taxon 488 genome, the region GTCATCCAGCGTGTCGTGCGTCTGATGCCGCAGCGCCGCATAGCTGCGCCAATGATCCAGCCGCGCCTGGGCTGCTTCCAAAATCTCCCAGGTGAAATTACCTTCGGTTTGGTAATGCTTGCTGAGAATTGCTAGCTTAAACGCCATCGGGCTAAAGCCGCGTGCCGTGATGTCACTGAGAGTGATGATATTGCCGAGCGACTTACTCATCTTGCGACCATCAACTTTGATGTGGTTATTGTGCAGCCAAAGTTGAGCAAATTGCTGCCCAGTCAGACTCTCGCTCTGAGCAATCTCGTTGGTGTGATGTACCGGAATGTGGTCAATGCCGCCGGTGTGAATATCGATTGTATCACCTAGCGTCTCCCGAGCGATCGTCGAACACTCTAAATGCCAGCCCGGAAAACCGACGCCCCATGGACTGTTCCACTCCATGTCGCGCTTGGCGTCTGTCGGTGAAAATTTCCAGACAGCGAAGTCGGTGATGTTGCGCTTGCCCTCGACGCTGACTCGCGCGCCGGCTTCTAGTCCGGCTATGTCCAGCCGCGCGAGTTTGCCATAATCCGGCAGCCGCGACGTATCAAAATACATACCGTCGCCGTCAATCTTGTACAAAAATCCCTTCTCGTCTAGCCCCTTGGCAAAGTTAATTTGCTGCTGGATATAGTCCGTTGCCCGGACTAAGTGGTCGGGCCGCACCAGTTTCAGCACCTCGTAGGCTTCGTGGTCGGCGATGGCGATGTACTGCTCGGCGATATCCCAGGCAGTTTTGCCCTCGCGGCGCGCACCCTTCTCCATCTTATCCTCACCATTATCATCATCGCTGGTCAAATGCCCAACGTCGGTGATATTCTGCGTCCGAATAACTGAGATATCCTGCCAGCGCAGCAACCGTACCAATACATCCCAATAAATATAGCCAACCCAATTGCCAATGTGCGGCTGCGAATACACCGTCAGCCCGCAGGTATACATGCGAACCGTCCGTCCGTCGAGCGGCTGGAGTTTGTCTTTATGGCGAGTGAGGGTGTTGTGGAGCTTCATTACTCTTATTTTACAGGAAAAAGCAGAGATTGGCGAGCGACCTCGCTCCGCTGCAACTGGATGTTACCCCGTATCTCAGTCGTTATCTGGGTGGCTGTAAGATCTACCCGTGCCTATGGTATGATGATCCTAGGAAGTGTAAGGCGAGAAAGGTGATATATGGATACAACATTGTTTCAGTACTGTCAAAAAATAGTGCTATTCAATCAAGACGGCTCTGCTGTGCTGCTCGCTAGGCGCCGCGGGGAGGCTGATTATGATGGCGTGTTCTCGTTTATTGGCGGCAAGTTGGAGTCGACGGATGGCGGCCTAGTGAATGGTCTTCGGCGGGAGAAAAATGAGGAAATTGGCTCGGCTGCTAAAATTGCGGTGGTGACGAACATCAGCGTTAATGAATATTTTGTCAAAACTAATGGACAGGCCATGGTACTGCCGCACTATTATGCCCGGTTTATTGGCGGTGAAATTATGCTCAATGATGAGTATTCTGAATATCGGTGGGTGAACCTACGTGAGTTAGATCAGTTTGAACCAAAGATTGAGACAGTCACCCCTATGGTTGAGGCTGTCCAAAAATTATGCGAGTCGCTACCGAGGCGGATTATCGAGAGATATAGTTAAATCATTCCCACTCCAATGAAAATAGCCCACCGAACGAGCTCAAACCAGAACTGGATATGTCTCAACCCAGGAAATGCAAGTGATGCATCTCAACCAGTTTGAGCCCAGTTCGGTGAGCTATTTTCGGTGGGCGGCCCCCTGTTACTTCTCTCTATGTTCCACCACGGCCCCCCAAGCCGTGGCGGCGATCCCGATGACCCCCGTAACAACGTACACCCATGCAGCGAGGTGGTCGTCACCCTGCTTGCAACCCCTTAGACATCCGTCAGGGCTGAGGCATACATTATTGCTAATCAGCCAGACCCCGAACACGAGGATGAGAATGAAGACAATTTCCCACACGACGAATTCACGCTTGGACATACCTTTATCCTTTCTCGAGAAGAAAAAGCTCAAAGCTAAAGGGCGACTTCCGCCCTAAGATGATAACCTTGAGCTAGAAGCTTACGTATAACATACCACTAATAGAATAAAATGTCAAAGTATTTTGTTAATGAGATAGTAGTGTCTATTTTTCGGCGTTTTTGGCTTGCTTGTAGGCTTTGGTGACCGGTGCCAGGCCGCGGGCGATGCGTTCGCGGTTGGCTTTGAGCTGTTTTTCGTCGCGGAAAGATAATTTGATGGGTGTGCCGGCGAAGTTGAAAGCTTCGCGTAAAGTCCGCTCCAGGTAGCGTTTGTAGCTCCAGTGGACGAATTTCAGGTTGCTGCCGTAGATGACGAACCATGGCGGTGCTGTGTCGGTCTGGACGATGTAGCGGAGCTTTGGATGCGAGTTCTTTAGGCCAGCTGGCGGATGAGCGGCGACGGCTTTTTGCAAGATGTCGTTGAGGATCCGGGTTTTGCATTCTTGGCGGCGGCGCTTATAAATATCGAGGGCTAGGTCGAACAATTTGGCGACGTTTTGGCCGGTGACTGATGAAGTGAAAATCAGCGGTGCGTAGGGCGTGAATTTGAAATGATAGCTGATTTGCGGCGCTAATTCGTCGCGGGTGTAGGCGTCTTTACCTTCGACGGAGTCCCATTTGCTGACCACCAGCACGAGCCCCTTGCCTGCTTCGTCGATGATGCCAGCCAAGCGCTGATCCAACCCAACGTTTAATTCATTGACGTCCATCAGCAGGAAGCAGACGTCGGCTTCGTTGATAGCCTGCATGGTGCGTAGGACTGAGAACTTTTCGATGCCGGTCTCTTGCTTGCCTTGGCGGCGAATGCCGGCGGTGTCGAGTAGCTCGATGGTCTGGCCATGGTAGCGGACTTGGACACGGTTGACGTCGCGGGTGGTGCCGGCGACATTGGCGACGATGGCTTGCTGCTTGCCCGCCAAGGTGTTAAACAAGTTACTTTTACCGACATTTGGCCGGCCAATCAAGGCGACGCGAATGATGTCGTCAGCTTCGGCGGCAGTGGCTGGCGGAATGAGATCGGCAATGTTGTCGAGTAGCTCGGAGATGCCAATGTTGTGCTCGGCAGAGGTTTTGATGATGGTTTTGATACCGAGACGTTTGAATTCGTCGGTGTGGAGCGAGCCTTTGAGGTCAGCTTTATTGGCGATGAGGAGGACGGGCTTGCTGCTTTTGAGGGCTTTTTTGGCCAGTTGACGGTCGGCGTCTGATGGGTAGACGGTGGAATCGACCATGACGAGGATGACGTCGGCAGCGGCGGAGGCGTCGGCGATTTGGTCTTGGATGGTGGCTTCGAATTCGTCTTCGGCGGGCTTGAGGCCGGCGGTGTCGATGAGCCAGAACTCAGCCTGGCTTGCCTCGTCAGGAGATGAAGCGCGGCGCTTATACGAAACTTTGCCAACGACGTTGTCGCGGGTGGTGCCGGCTTCGCGGGCAACGATGGCGGTGCGGGCGCGCGTCAAGCGATTGAACAGTGAACTTTTGCCAACGTTAGCTTGGCCGATGATGGCGACGGTAGGTAATTTATGAGACATAATTACGCCTATTATACCAGAGGTGTGAGGATTTGGCGAGGATGAGCGTTATAAGGCTTAATTACTATTTGTTGGAGTGGTTGTCGCTTCAATGCTTGGTACAGGACTAGTTGGTGTTGGCGGAGTGTAACCGCATTCAGGGCTGTTAGGGATGGCGGTGATGCTGCCTGTTCTTGAATTAGCGTTGTAATATCGATACAACAGCGTAGGTCCATTGCAGGCTTTTGCTATATGTGAGTAAGCACTCAATTCCCCTTCCTCGCAGTCGTCGCCACCAGCACAGCCTTTATCAACAACCTTCCAGTCAAGATCGGGGTTGCCTCTTGAATCTGTCTTTGTGTCAGCCGTAGGGCTTTCCTGCTCTTGTGCTGTACTGGTTACTTCCGTCTTTTCTTTCGGTGCGCTGCAGCCTGATATAAATAGTGCGGTAGTGGCCACAACACCAAGTACTGCTCCTGCTTTTCGCCATAATGATTCGCTACCACCATTTGGAAGTTCTGACATATTCTTCACGATTACTCCTTTGTATGCTCTGTATTTATGATATAGATTATACAATTTGTGTAGGGCTATGACAAACTAATCCGTTGGAATTCCCTATGCTTACTGGTGGCCGTGGGCAATGTGTAAACATATGTGATAGAGGCGTGGGGTTTTTGGCGGGAAGCAATGAAAATAGCCCACCGAACGAGCTCAAGCTGCATGCGAGTTTTCAACCCGAGAGACAACATCATATTGTCTCAATCAGATTGAGCGCATACGGCGAGCTATTTTCGGTGGGCTGTTAGCCCTGCTTCTCCTTTTTCTTCTTGATCACCTCCTCAGTAACTCTGATCATGTGTGTGGCGCTGATGAGGTTTATCATTGCTCCCCCTACGAGGATAGCGATGGAACTCCACGACCCCCCGGCCGTACTGATCAGGATTCCCACTGTCAAGGTGTAGATCGCAACGGAAACATTGAACACAAACACCGCAAGACAAATAACAATCACTTCGCACCTCTCTTTTAACGAAAAGCTCAAAGCTAAAGGGCGACTTTCGCCCTTAGACTAAACTTTGAGCAAAAGCTGATATATATATCACTAATAGAACAAAATGTCAATGGATTTTGTCAAAAATGTGGTATAATATGCGTTTTTGGCGCCTGAGGAGGCCTAGTTAGTCAGTGGCCCTTCGGTAAATTCCCCGCGTTTGATGTCACCGAGAGTGTAATTGCCAAAGTCTGTGCGGTGGAGTTTGGTGACGGTGTAGCCGAGGGCAGCGAAGGTACGGCGGATTTGGCGGTTGCGACCTTCGCTCATCTGGACGATCCAGCGGTGGTCGTCACCCTCGTGCTGGCGTTCCAGCGTCAAGCGGCTGGGTCCGTCAGGTAGCTGTACGCCAAAGTCATTGATCATTTGCCGGTGGAGCGGCTGGAGCGGTTGGTCGAGCGTCACCAGGTAGCGCTTCATTTTATAAAACGACGGGTGTGTCATTTGATGGGCGAAGTCGCCGTCGTTAGTGAGGAGAATTAGTCCGGAGCTGTCTTTGTCCAGGCGACCGACGGGTTTCAGGTGGTGGAGGCTGACCGGTAATAATTCATAAATGGTCGGTACACCACCTTGAGAGGCTCGCGAACAGAGGTAGCCGATGGGTTTATGGAGGAGGATGAGCTGGTGGGTTTGGGCGGTGAGTCGTTTGTTGTCGTGGCGAATAATGTCGGTTGCGGTAATGCGTTGACCCAGCTTGGCGGGCTGGTCGTTCACCGTAACATTGCCCTGCTCTATCAGCTCGTCAGCCTGGCGGCGCGACACACCGAGTGCCAGCGCCACGAATTTGTTGAGGCGCTGGGCAGATGAATCGGTAGAATCGGATGCTTGCGTTGGTGTCGTCATACTAGGAGGCTACCGGTGGCTGCGGCGGAAAGGCGTTGGTCGGTGGCTGGGGTGTCGTTGGCTGTGCCGCGGGCGATGGCTCTCCTTCAGGGGTTGAGGTCTGCTCTGGCTCAGGCGTTGGGGTCGAGGTTGGATCAGTTGGCATCGGTGCCGGGGTGGGCAGGACGAATGGTGTATCGTCATCTTGTGGTTGTGATGATGCCGTGTTGGCGAGCTCGGCATTGATCGCGGTACCGGTATCAAGTGGCTGGTTATCGGCTGGCGTCGGCAGCGGCTCGAGTGCATCAAGCGTCAGGTCGCCGTGCGGCCCCGCCATAGCATCAGACGTCGGCAGCGTGAAGTCGCCTGAATCTGGCGTTGGCTGCGGCGAGGCCTGCATAGACTCGAGCTGATCGCTGAGCTCCTGCTCCATCATCTTGGACATGTCTGGCTGTGGCTCTTGGCTCAGTGGCTGGATCACCCGCTCACCACCATGGCTGGTCGGCTGTGGCGATGGTGATGAGACTGGCGCTGTTGGCTCTGGCAGGGCGTCGGCCGGGGTGGTCGGTGCCGCCTCAGGGGATGGGGTCGGCGCTGGGTCAGAGACCGGAGGTTGCTCTACCTCGGGTGCTGGAGTTGGTGCTGGGTCGGCTGGCATCACTGGTTCTGTGGTGGCCGGCTCGGCGGTTTGCTCAGTCGATGCGGATGGGGCTGCCGGTGCCAGCGCGGCGCTCGGCAAGACGAACGGCGCCGGGTCAGTTGCTGGAGGGGTCGAATTGTCTGGATTAGCTTGAGCGGGTGTGATGGCTGAACCATCGTGGGCCGTTGGAGTTATCGGTGCGGTCGGTGCCGGGGT harbors:
- a CDS encoding response regulator codes for the protein MTKILLVEDDKSLREIYGVRLLAEGYDIVSAGDGEEALAMAIKERPALIVSDVMMPKISGFDMLDILRSTTETRDVKVIMMTALSSEDQRQRGEALGADRYLVKSQVGIEDVVRTVHEVLGDAPVAPAPAAEPVAAGAPTTQQDASAVILPSPAEIAAADAQARQFLDEISAVPVEQRTVLESDKFAGPIATQVVTPAPTAPITPTAHDGSAITPAQANPDNSTPPATDPAPFVLPSAALAPAAPSASTEQTAEPATTEPVMPADPAPTPAPEVEQPPVSDPAPTPSPEAAPTTPADALPEPTAPVSSPSPQPTSHGGERVIQPLSQEPQPDMSKMMEQELSDQLESMQASPQPTPDSGDFTLPTSDAMAGPHGDLTLDALEPLPTPADNQPLDTGTAINAELANTASSQPQDDDTPFVLPTPAPMPTDPTSTPTPEPEQTSTPEGEPSPAAQPTTPQPPTNAFPPQPPVAS
- the der gene encoding ribosome biogenesis GTPase Der, giving the protein MSHKLPTVAIIGQANVGKSSLFNRLTRARTAIVAREAGTTRDNVVGKVSYKRRASSPDEASQAEFWLIDTAGLKPAEDEFEATIQDQIADASAAADVILVMVDSTVYPSDADRQLAKKALKSSKPVLLIANKADLKGSLHTDEFKRLGIKTIIKTSAEHNIGISELLDNIADLIPPATAAEADDIIRVALIGRPNVGKSNLFNTLAGKQQAIVANVAGTTRDVNRVQVRYHGQTIELLDTAGIRRQGKQETGIEKFSVLRTMQAINEADVCFLLMDVNELNVGLDQRLAGIIDEAGKGLVLVVSKWDSVEGKDAYTRDELAPQISYHFKFTPYAPLIFTSSVTGQNVAKLFDLALDIYKRRRQECKTRILNDILQKAVAAHPPAGLKNSHPKLRYIVQTDTAPPWFVIYGSNLKFVHWSYKRYLERTLREAFNFAGTPIKLSFRDEKQLKANRERIARGLAPVTKAYKQAKNAEK
- a CDS encoding rRNA pseudouridine synthase, with amino-acid sequence MTTPTQASDSTDSSAQRLNKFVALALGVSRRQADELIEQGNVTVNDQPAKLGQRITATDIIRHDNKRLTAQTHQLILLHKPIGYLCSRASQGGVPTIYELLPVSLHHLKPVGRLDKDSSGLILLTNDGDFAHQMTHPSFYKMKRYLVTLDQPLQPLHRQMINDFGVQLPDGPSRLTLERQHEGDDHRWIVQMSEGRNRQIRRTFAALGYTVTKLHRTDFGNYTLGDIKRGEFTEGPLTN
- a CDS encoding cysteine--tRNA ligase yields the protein MKLHNTLTRHKDKLQPLDGRTVRMYTCGLTVYSQPHIGNWVGYIYWDVLVRLLRWQDISVIRTQNITDVGHLTSDDDNGEDKMEKGARREGKTAWDIAEQYIAIADHEAYEVLKLVRPDHLVRATDYIQQQINFAKGLDEKGFLYKIDGDGMYFDTSRLPDYGKLARLDIAGLEAGARVSVEGKRNITDFAVWKFSPTDAKRDMEWNSPWGVGFPGWHLECSTIARETLGDTIDIHTGGIDHIPVHHTNEIAQSESLTGQQFAQLWLHNNHIKVDGRKMSKSLGNIITLSDITARGFSPMAFKLAILSKHYQTEGNFTWEILEAAQARLDHWRSYAALRHQTHDTLDDDDEKDEQEGTVSLLAARQALVEKLNDDLDTPGVLALIDEAFSRLDHAPLEKIHRGGLLQLLEAVDEVLGLGLMDGTPDIDDEAKRLILERQQARRAKNWQAADDIRAQLDEKGIALRDTPSGQVWSYR
- a CDS encoding NUDIX hydrolase, whose translation is MDTTLFQYCQKIVLFNQDGSAVLLARRRGEADYDGVFSFIGGKLESTDGGLVNGLRREKNEEIGSAAKIAVVTNISVNEYFVKTNGQAMVLPHYYARFIGGEIMLNDEYSEYRWVNLRELDQFEPKIETVTPMVEAVQKLCESLPRRIIERYS